Within Chloroflexota bacterium, the genomic segment AGCACCGCGGGGTCGGCATCCGACACGCTGACAATGCGCCCGCGCTCCCCTGCCTCGGCTTGCGTCAACGGCACCGCGTGGGAAAGCGGCAGCGTGAGGTCGTGCCCCGGAATGGGATGGCCGTGGGGGTCGAAGGCCGGTTCCCCCAGCAGACGAGCGATGCGCGCTTCCATGCGAGCAGAAATAGCGTGCTCCAAACGCTCCGCTTCTTCGTGGACTTCATCCCACCCATAGCCCAGGATGCGCACCAGAAACAGTTCCAGCAAACGGTGGCGGCGCAAGGTTTCGAGGGCAATGCGCTCGCCCGCGGGCGTAAGCGTCGCCCCCCGCCGAGGGCGGTAGGCCACCAGCGGCGGCTGCTCACCAGCCAGCCGTTTGAGCATGCCCGTGACGGAAGCCGGAGCCACGCCCAACATGGCCGCGAGGCTGTTGGTCGTGGCCTGGCCCCCTTCGCGGGTCAATCGGTAAATGGCTTTGAGATAATCTTGCACGCTGGGGGAAGTCTCAGGCATCACTAAACCCCAATTTAGGATAGGCTAAATTCTACCACAAAATTCCCCCTCGCAACAAAAAAGGCCGTTGCACCCATGCTCGCGCATCGGCCCAACGGCCCAACCCACCCTCTTCGGGCTTGCAAACCCTCAAAACCCCAAAATCACACCACTGTGACCATGACTTCTCCCTGGTCAACCGTCTGCCCGTCAGAGACTTTCACCTTCTCCACTTTGCCTGCTTTA encodes:
- a CDS encoding metal-dependent transcriptional regulator, which translates into the protein MPETSPSVQDYLKAIYRLTREGGQATTNSLAAMLGVAPASVTGMLKRLAGEQPPLVAYRPRRGATLTPAGERIALETLRRHRLLELFLVRILGYGWDEVHEEAERLEHAISARMEARIARLLGEPAFDPHGHPIPGHDLTLPLSHAVPLTQAEAGERGRIVSVSDADPAVLRRLSALGLRPGVGFGVEQRTAGDNLVYLRVEGRDEAVVIGPALAEAIFVEFSP